A genome region from Tolypothrix sp. PCC 7712 includes the following:
- the dxs gene encoding 1-deoxy-D-xylulose-5-phosphate synthase — translation MHLSEITHPNQLHGLSIRQLQQIARQIRDKHLQTVAATGGHLGPGLGVVELTLGLYQTLDLDRDKVIWDVGHQAYPHKLITGRYSNFHTLRQKEGIAGYLKRCESKFDHFGAGHASTSISAALGMALARDLKGEKFKAVAVIGDGALTGGMALEAINHAGHLPKTNLLVVLNDNEMSISPNVGAIPRYLNKMRLSPPVQFIKDNFEEQFKHIPFVGESLSPELGRIKEGMKRLAVPKVGAVFEELGFTYIGPVDGHNLEELIATFQQAHQIPGPVLVHVATVKGKGYELAEQDQVGYHAQNPFNLTTGKAIPSSKPKPPAYAKVFAHTLVKLAEQNPKIIGITAAMATGTGLDKLQAKLPNQYIDVGIAEQHAVTLAAALASEGMRPVAAIYSTFLQRAYDQIIHDVCIQNLPVFFCLDRAGIVGADGPTHQGMYDIAYLRCIPNMVLMAPKDEAELQRMIVTGINYTKGAIAMRFPRGNGHGVPLMEEGWEPLEIGKAEILRTGDDVLILGYGTMVYPSMQAAEILSEHGIEATVVNARFAKPLDTELILPLAKKIGRVVTLEEGCVMGGFGSAVAEALLDADVVVPVKRIGVPDILVDHATPDESKTELGLTSHQIAERVLQAFFERQLSTVS, via the coding sequence ATGCATCTGAGCGAAATCACCCATCCTAACCAGTTGCACGGTTTATCGATTCGGCAGCTACAACAGATTGCGCGTCAAATCCGAGATAAGCACTTACAAACAGTAGCAGCAACTGGGGGACACCTGGGGCCAGGTTTGGGTGTTGTAGAGTTAACTTTAGGGCTTTACCAGACACTGGACTTAGATCGGGATAAAGTTATTTGGGATGTAGGGCACCAAGCTTATCCCCATAAACTAATTACAGGTCGTTACAGCAATTTCCACACCTTAAGACAAAAAGAGGGAATTGCTGGTTATCTCAAACGGTGTGAAAGCAAGTTCGATCACTTTGGTGCAGGACATGCTTCTACCAGTATCTCCGCAGCTTTGGGTATGGCTTTAGCCCGTGATTTAAAGGGGGAAAAATTTAAAGCCGTAGCTGTAATTGGTGATGGTGCTTTAACTGGTGGGATGGCCTTAGAAGCCATCAACCATGCAGGACACTTGCCAAAAACTAACCTACTAGTTGTTCTCAATGACAACGAGATGTCTATCTCGCCCAATGTGGGTGCAATTCCCCGCTACCTGAATAAAATGCGCCTCAGCCCACCTGTGCAGTTTATTAAGGATAATTTTGAGGAACAATTCAAACATATTCCCTTTGTTGGCGAATCCTTATCTCCAGAACTGGGACGCATCAAAGAAGGGATGAAGCGACTGGCGGTTCCCAAAGTTGGGGCTGTTTTTGAAGAACTCGGCTTTACCTATATCGGGCCAGTAGATGGGCATAATTTAGAAGAATTAATTGCTACCTTCCAACAAGCACATCAGATCCCAGGGCCAGTTTTGGTGCATGTGGCGACTGTCAAAGGCAAAGGTTATGAACTTGCCGAACAAGACCAAGTTGGCTACCATGCTCAAAATCCTTTCAATCTCACAACTGGTAAAGCGATTCCTTCTAGCAAGCCTAAACCCCCTGCTTATGCTAAAGTCTTCGCCCACACTTTAGTTAAACTCGCTGAACAAAACCCCAAAATTATTGGGATTACGGCGGCGATGGCTACAGGGACAGGCTTAGATAAACTCCAAGCTAAATTACCCAATCAATATATTGATGTTGGTATTGCCGAACAGCACGCCGTTACTTTAGCGGCTGCACTTGCTAGTGAAGGGATGCGCCCCGTAGCTGCTATCTACTCTACTTTCTTGCAACGTGCTTACGACCAGATTATTCACGATGTCTGCATTCAAAACTTGCCCGTATTTTTCTGCTTAGACAGGGCGGGAATTGTGGGTGCTGATGGCCCCACCCATCAAGGTATGTATGACATTGCTTATCTGCGTTGTATTCCTAACATGGTCTTGATGGCACCCAAAGACGAAGCCGAACTACAACGGATGATAGTCACAGGTATTAACTATACCAAAGGTGCGATCGCTATGCGTTTCCCCCGTGGCAACGGCCATGGCGTACCCTTGATGGAAGAAGGCTGGGAACCTTTAGAAATCGGTAAAGCCGAAATTCTCCGCACAGGAGATGATGTGTTAATTCTTGGCTATGGCACAATGGTTTACCCCAGTATGCAAGCTGCGGAAATTCTCAGCGAACATGGTATTGAAGCTACTGTAGTTAATGCCCGTTTCGCTAAACCATTAGATACTGAGTTAATTTTGCCTTTAGCTAAGAAAATTGGTCGCGTCGTGACTTTAGAAGAAGGCTGCGTCATGGGTGGCTTTGGTTCTGCGGTAGCTGAAGCTTTACTCGATGCCGATGTTGTCGTTCCCGTGAAGCGCATCGGTGTACCAGATATCTTAGTAGATCATGCGACACCAGATGAATCTAAGACTGAATTAGGTTTAACTAGTCATCAAATAGCAGAAAGAGTTTTGCAAGCTTTCTTTGAGCGGCAACTATCTACTGTTAGCTAG
- a CDS encoding Uma2 family endonuclease, translating into MITRPNAIIIPLSTLPPLENGDKLTRAEFERRYHTMPEVKKAELIEGTVYMASPLRVTGHGEPHADIITWLGLYKVATPGVKLADNSTVRLDADNEPQPDVCLRIANGGQTRVSDDDYIEGAPELIVEIAASSVSLDLHDKLKVYRRNQVQEYLVWRVYDGEFDWFKLQEGEYIQLTPNADGVICSQIFPGLWLEKAALLTGNLARVLEVLQQGLTSAEHQSFVENLRMKDN; encoded by the coding sequence ATGATTACACGCCCTAACGCCATTATCATTCCTCTATCAACCCTTCCACCTTTGGAAAACGGTGATAAACTTACCCGCGCTGAATTTGAGCGTCGTTATCATACTATGCCAGAAGTGAAAAAAGCGGAACTGATTGAAGGAACTGTATATATGGCATCTCCGTTACGAGTTACAGGTCATGGTGAACCCCATGCTGATATTATTACTTGGTTGGGACTTTACAAAGTGGCTACACCAGGCGTTAAACTCGCTGATAATTCCACTGTACGCCTAGATGCAGATAACGAACCTCAACCAGATGTCTGTTTAAGAATCGCCAACGGGGGACAAACGCGTGTTAGCGATGATGACTATATTGAAGGTGCGCCAGAGTTAATTGTGGAAATTGCAGCTAGTAGTGTTTCTTTAGATTTACACGACAAGTTAAAAGTATACCGACGCAATCAAGTGCAAGAATATTTAGTTTGGCGAGTTTATGACGGTGAATTTGATTGGTTCAAGTTACAGGAAGGAGAATATATACAGCTGACACCTAATGCCGATGGTGTGATTTGTTCCCAAATATTTCCGGGTTTATGGTTAGAAAAAGCAGCATTATTAACCGGAAATTTAGCTAGAGTCTTAGAAGTTTTGCAGCAAGGTTTAACAAGTGCAGAACACCAAAGTTTTGTAGAAAATCTCAGAATGAAGGATAACTGA
- a CDS encoding filamentous hemagglutinin N-terminal domain-containing protein produces MPEIQNFFKKFFIPSLFVIVSTPAKAQITPDNTLGAEASSITPNTLINGENADLINGGAQRGSNLFHSFTEFNINDGQRVYFGNPSGVQNILTRVTGVNASNILGTLGVNGIANLFLINPNGIVFGNNASLDIRGSFLATTANALQFGNQGIFSATNPQAPPLLTVNPSALLFNQINQNAAIQNNSVAAAGIDPAGVNVLGLRVPDGKSLLLVGGNVSMDGGWAIANGGRIELGGLKEAGSIGIQTNGDNFSLSFPDGVQRGDISLNNAAVVGVIGDGGGSIAAHGRNIEILAGSEFFAGIGLSLGNANAQAGDITVDATGKILLAGTDSLIFNSVQSQAVGNAGNITIKTGSLEITDGAQINSFTRGEGNAGNITIQARDAVTFDGVDSNGFPSGVFSNVATGGVGNGGNIGITSGSLSITNGGNIQVAVREASNTLLGGQGIGGTVNINVRDAVTLSGAGSTIFGSLGTGATGRAGDIKVEARNLFIKDGGEISSSTFGKGDSGDIFITANAISLDAASYIYNNVQSSDAVGNAGNIDIATGSLTATNGAQINSFTRGQGNAGNITIQARDAVTFDGVDSNGFPSGSFSDVSAGAVGNGGVINITASSLSLTNSGILGVSLNRASGTLAGAQGIGGTININVRDAFTISGTDSGIFGSLGAGAIGSGGNIKVEAGNIFVRDGGEISASTFGKGDSGNIYITADKTIFLDYSSYILNNVQAIDAEGNAGNIDILTGSLSVTNGAQINSFTRGQGNAGNITIQARDAVTFDGVDSNGFPSASLSNVFAGAVGNGGVINITASSLSLTNSGILGVSLNRASGTLAGAQGIGGTVNINVRDVFAISGANSGIFGSLGDGASGSAGNIKVEAGNINIKEGGEIISSTFGKGNSGNIFITGRDAISLDATSYIINNIQSIDAEGSAGNINISTGSLSLTNGSQINSFTRGRGNGGNITIQARDTVSFVGLDIDESPSGLFSNVESGAFGNGGDINIFAENVFIKDGAVISSSTFGEGDAGKISITARDTVSLSGKSFSRILNSVDSGGVGNSGGISINTGSLFASDEARILSSISGRGNSGGIFIEARNTVSLTGVGDLNLGRTNFDADGTIFSSSVNFGGVGNSGGVVIKTGTLRLDSSQINASTAGTGNSGNIIIEARDQVALVQGSDMFSEVTCACEDNGGGVGGIGNGGDIQITTGSFLLDIGANLRADTEARGNGGNIIINARDSVTFSGDLKPFWGGAYTQVEPEAVGKGGDIIINTPNLSVSGNQEINTRTQGQGDAGNILINANSIAIAGSDVFITSGASQDGRLSGTLGKGGDINISTNSLLVTDGAKLSANTEIQNAAGNININASRLTLNNRGSITSESIADANGGNIKLNVNDFLLMRRGAQISTTAGTTQAGGNGGNITINTPFIVAVPNENSDITANAFSGAGGNINIFTQNIFGIDSRLKPSLQTNDITASSELGVQGQIEIQQPEVQPTQELIQLPNEFIDASTKFSQICPTDPNPKPLAKFVVTGRGSLPPSPLELLTGTNIHIPLATLEEQTATSIDGVVPVSNNAISEIIEAQGMVKTANGEIALVTNAPQATPTSHPVATVCPVSR; encoded by the coding sequence ATGCCTGAGATCCAAAATTTTTTCAAAAAATTTTTCATACCTTCCCTTTTTGTTATTGTCAGCACACCAGCTAAGGCACAAATCACGCCTGATAATACCCTGGGTGCAGAGGCTTCTAGTATTACGCCAAACACGCTGATTAATGGTGAAAATGCAGATTTAATTAATGGTGGCGCTCAAAGGGGTAGCAATCTTTTTCATAGTTTTACTGAGTTTAATATTAATGATGGGCAACGAGTGTATTTTGGCAATCCCTCTGGTGTACAAAATATTTTGACACGGGTGACAGGTGTAAATGCATCGAATATTTTAGGGACTTTGGGTGTCAATGGAATTGCAAATTTATTTTTAATTAATCCTAATGGCATTGTATTTGGTAATAATGCCAGTTTAGATATTCGGGGTTCATTTTTAGCAACAACTGCGAATGCTTTACAGTTTGGCAATCAGGGAATTTTTAGTGCAACTAATCCCCAAGCACCGCCATTGTTGACTGTGAATCCTTCGGCGTTGTTGTTTAATCAAATTAATCAAAATGCAGCGATTCAAAATAATTCTGTTGCAGCAGCAGGAATAGACCCTGCAGGTGTGAATGTATTAGGTTTGCGCGTTCCCGATGGCAAAAGTTTGCTTTTGGTCGGCGGTAATGTGAGCATGGATGGAGGATGGGCGATCGCAAATGGTGGACGCATCGAGTTAGGCGGTTTGAAAGAAGCGGGAAGCATTGGAATTCAAACTAATGGGGATAATTTCAGTTTAAGTTTTCCTGATGGTGTACAACGGGGAGACATATCGCTCAATAATGCAGCTGTAGTTGGCGTTATTGGCGATGGTGGTGGTAGTATCGCTGCTCATGGTCGAAATATCGAGATTTTAGCAGGTAGTGAGTTTTTTGCTGGCATAGGGTTAAGTTTAGGAAATGCTAACGCTCAAGCGGGAGATATTACAGTTGATGCTACAGGAAAAATTCTCCTTGCAGGGACAGATAGCCTAATTTTTAACTCAGTACAATCTCAAGCAGTCGGTAATGCAGGTAATATAACGATTAAAACTGGCTCTCTTGAGATAACAGATGGCGCTCAAATAAATTCCTTTACTCGTGGAGAAGGAAATGCTGGAAATATCACCATTCAAGCCAGAGATGCAGTTACTTTTGATGGGGTAGATAGTAATGGATTTCCCAGTGGTGTATTTAGTAATGTTGCAACCGGAGGTGTCGGTAACGGTGGCAATATTGGCATTACTTCTGGTTCTTTGTCTATAACAAATGGTGGAAATATACAGGTTGCTGTACGTGAAGCTTCTAATACTCTACTAGGTGGGCAAGGTATTGGTGGTACTGTAAATATTAATGTGCGTGACGCAGTTACACTTTCCGGTGCAGGTAGCACAATTTTTGGCAGTTTAGGTACTGGTGCAACTGGACGTGCTGGAGATATTAAAGTTGAAGCTAGAAATTTATTTATAAAAGATGGTGGGGAAATAAGTTCCAGTACCTTTGGTAAAGGCGATTCAGGTGATATTTTCATCACAGCAAATGCAATTTCTCTAGATGCTGCATCATATATTTACAACAATGTTCAAAGTAGTGATGCTGTGGGTAATGCTGGCAATATCGACATCGCTACTGGTTCACTGACTGCAACTAACGGCGCTCAAATAAATTCCTTTACTCGTGGACAAGGTAATGCGGGAAATATCACAATTCAAGCCAGAGATGCAGTTACTTTTGATGGGGTAGATAGTAATGGATTTCCTAGTGGTTCTTTTAGTGATGTATCAGCTGGTGCAGTAGGTAATGGAGGGGTCATCAATATCACTGCTAGTTCATTATCTTTGACAAATAGTGGAATCTTAGGCGTTAGTCTCAATAGAGCATCTGGAACTCTTGCAGGTGCCCAAGGTATTGGTGGAACTATAAATATTAATGTGCGTGATGCATTTACAATTTCCGGTACAGATAGTGGAATATTTGGTAGTCTAGGTGCTGGTGCAATTGGCAGTGGTGGAAATATTAAAGTTGAAGCTGGAAATATTTTTGTAAGAGATGGTGGAGAAATCTCAGCCAGCACTTTTGGTAAAGGCGATTCAGGTAATATTTATATAACAGCCGACAAGACAATTTTTCTAGATTATTCATCATATATTCTCAACAATGTTCAGGCTATTGATGCTGAAGGAAATGCTGGCAATATCGATATTCTTACTGGTTCGCTTTCTGTAACTAATGGCGCTCAAATAAACTCGTTTACTCGCGGACAAGGTAATGCGGGAAATATCACAATTCAAGCCAGAGATGCAGTTACTTTTGATGGGGTAGATAGTAATGGATTTCCCAGTGCTTCTTTGAGTAATGTATTTGCTGGTGCAGTAGGTAATGGAGGGGTCATCAATATCACTGCTAGTTCATTATCTTTGACAAATAGTGGAATCTTAGGCGTTAGTCTCAATAGAGCATCTGGAACTCTTGCAGGTGCCCAAGGTATTGGTGGAACTGTAAATATTAACGTGCGTGATGTATTTGCAATTTCTGGTGCAAATAGTGGAATATTTGGTAGTTTAGGTGATGGTGCAAGTGGAAGTGCTGGAAATATTAAGGTTGAAGCTGGAAATATTAATATAAAAGAAGGTGGAGAAATAATTTCTAGCACTTTTGGGAAGGGGAATTCTGGTAATATTTTTATAACAGGTCGTGATGCAATTTCTCTAGATGCTACATCATATATTATCAACAATATTCAGAGTATTGATGCTGAGGGAAGTGCTGGGAATATCAACATCTCTACTGGCTCACTTTCTCTAACTAATGGTTCTCAAATAAACTCGTTTACTCGCGGACGAGGTAATGGAGGAAATATCACAATTCAAGCAAGAGATACAGTTTCTTTTGTTGGGTTAGATATTGATGAATCGCCAAGTGGTTTATTTAGTAATGTAGAATCTGGCGCATTTGGTAATGGCGGTGACATTAACATTTTTGCTGAAAATGTTTTTATCAAAGATGGTGCAGTAATAAGTTCTAGCACCTTTGGTGAAGGTGATGCAGGTAAAATTTCTATTACAGCCCGTGATACAGTTTCTTTATCGGGAAAAAGCTTCAGCCGGATTTTAAATAGTGTTGATTCTGGAGGAGTAGGTAACAGTGGAGGTATTAGCATTAATACAGGTTCACTATTTGCCAGTGATGAAGCCAGAATTTTATCAAGTATTTCTGGACGCGGAAATTCGGGAGGAATATTCATTGAAGCCCGTAATACTGTTTCCTTAACAGGAGTAGGCGACCTTAATCTTGGTAGAACTAATTTTGATGCAGATGGAACTATATTCTCCAGCAGTGTTAATTTTGGGGGTGTAGGCAACAGTGGTGGTGTAGTTATAAAAACCGGCACTTTACGCTTAGATAGTTCTCAAATCAATGCCAGTACAGCAGGAACAGGTAATTCCGGTAACATCATAATTGAGGCAAGAGACCAAGTAGCCCTAGTACAAGGATCAGATATGTTCTCTGAAGTGACCTGTGCTTGTGAAGACAATGGAGGAGGTGTAGGTGGAATTGGGAATGGAGGAGATATCCAGATTACAACAGGTTCCTTCTTGCTAGATATAGGTGCTAATTTACGTGCAGATACAGAGGCTCGTGGTAATGGCGGCAACATTATCATCAATGCACGAGATAGTGTTACCTTTAGCGGAGATTTAAAACCATTTTGGGGTGGTGCCTATACCCAAGTTGAACCTGAAGCAGTTGGTAAAGGTGGTGATATCATCATCAATACACCTAATTTATCTGTTTCTGGCAACCAAGAAATAAATACCAGAACTCAAGGACAAGGAGATGCGGGGAATATATTGATTAATGCAAACTCTATCGCTATTGCAGGTTCTGATGTTTTTATTACCAGTGGGGCTAGTCAAGACGGACGGCTTTCAGGAACCTTAGGTAAAGGCGGAGATATTAATATCTCTACAAATTCCCTACTTGTAACTGATGGTGCAAAGCTATCAGCTAATACAGAAATTCAAAATGCAGCTGGGAATATTAATATCAATGCATCTCGGCTTACCCTGAATAATCGAGGCTCTATCACTTCGGAATCGATCGCTGATGCTAATGGTGGCAATATTAAACTTAATGTTAACGACTTTTTGCTGATGCGTCGTGGTGCTCAGATTTCCACCACCGCAGGCACTACCCAAGCTGGCGGCAATGGCGGTAACATAACTATAAATACACCTTTCATAGTTGCTGTACCTAACGAAAACAGTGATATCACAGCTAACGCGTTTTCTGGTGCGGGTGGTAATATTAACATCTTTACTCAGAATATTTTCGGTATAGACTCCCGCCTCAAACCATCACTGCAAACAAATGATATTACGGCTAGTTCTGAATTAGGCGTACAAGGACAAATTGAGATTCAGCAACCAGAAGTCCAACCAACGCAAGAATTAATCCAACTACCCAATGAATTCATTGATGCTAGTACTAAATTTTCGCAAATCTGCCCCACAGACCCCAACCCAAAGCCGTTAGCAAAATTTGTTGTTACTGGACGCGGTAGTTTACCACCTAGCCCATTGGAATTGTTGACGGGTACAAATATTCACATTCCCCTAGCGACTCTAGAGGAGCAAACAGCTACATCAATAGATGGTGTTGTTCCGGTAAGTAACAATGCAATTTCGGAAATTATCGAAGCGCAAGGTATGGTCAAAACTGCTAATGGTGAAATAGCTTTGGTGACGAATGCACCTCAAGCTACACCAACATCTCACCCTGTTGCTACTGTATGCCCTGTGTCTAGGTAG
- a CDS encoding sensor histidine kinase: protein MPHAPCPMPHSIFSAKLLSNNSQFSRLTVISSLFVAVMLMEFSTPTEYVFGYLYTGPILLTNSWFGGIATLQATLIAVCLTILNLWLPEGGVIKASTIASRAIAVLALIVTGILSDRLRRSQDAIALTRAKLESQEELVKLREDFASTLTHDLKTPLLGAIETIKAFQQEKFGPVLPTQQQVLATMARSHKTSLQLLETLLDIYRNDTEGLKLDLAPVDLTNLAEDASSSLIELAANRRVHLSVSYGDSDWRSELWVQGDALQLQRVFNNLLVNAINHSRRGARVEVVLEPQASYQVVKILDTGAGIAPEEFPYLFERFYQGHSDRQAKGSGLGLYLSRQIIEAHGGIIWAENKVPTGAMFAFKLPVYPFQSVTV, encoded by the coding sequence ATGCCCCATGCCCCATGCCCCATGCCCCATTCCATATTTTCAGCGAAATTACTATCTAATAACTCCCAATTTAGCAGATTGACAGTCATATCAAGCCTGTTTGTTGCTGTCATGCTGATGGAGTTTTCTACACCAACTGAATATGTATTTGGATATCTTTATACAGGGCCAATATTATTAACAAACTCATGGTTTGGGGGGATTGCAACCTTACAAGCAACCTTGATTGCTGTCTGCTTAACCATTTTAAATCTTTGGTTACCAGAGGGTGGAGTTATCAAAGCATCCACAATTGCCAGTCGTGCGATCGCAGTTTTGGCTTTGATTGTCACAGGTATTTTAAGCGATCGCCTGCGTCGTTCTCAAGATGCGATCGCCCTCACCCGTGCCAAATTAGAATCGCAAGAGGAATTAGTCAAACTCCGAGAAGATTTCGCCTCAACGCTTACCCATGATTTAAAAACACCATTGCTAGGTGCAATTGAAACAATCAAAGCCTTTCAACAAGAAAAATTTGGCCCAGTATTACCAACCCAGCAACAAGTTTTAGCAACAATGGCGCGCAGCCACAAAACTTCCCTACAACTTTTAGAAACTTTATTAGATATCTATCGCAACGATACTGAAGGCTTAAAGCTGGACTTAGCACCTGTAGATTTAACCAACTTAGCAGAGGATGCATCAAGTAGTTTAATCGAATTAGCTGCTAATCGCCGCGTTCATCTCTCAGTGAGTTATGGTGATTCTGATTGGCGAAGTGAATTGTGGGTTCAAGGTGATGCACTACAACTCCAAAGAGTTTTTAATAATCTGTTAGTGAACGCAATTAATCATTCCCGGCGGGGTGCAAGGGTGGAAGTAGTTTTAGAACCCCAAGCCTCTTACCAAGTAGTCAAAATTTTGGATACAGGTGCAGGTATTGCACCAGAAGAGTTTCCTTATTTATTTGAAAGATTTTACCAAGGACATAGCGATCGCCAAGCCAAAGGTTCAGGATTGGGGCTTTACCTATCTCGGCAAATTATTGAAGCTCACGGAGGTATAATTTGGGCAGAGAACAAAGTACCCACTGGTGCAATGTTTGCTTTCAAACTGCCTGTTTACCCATTTCAATCTGTTACTGTGTGA
- a CDS encoding protein kinase domain-containing protein, giving the protein MNLLNDRYQVIRTLGAGGFGETFLAEDSYMPSKRRCVVKQLRPIQNNPQIYQIVKERFQREAAILEELGGATDQIPTLFAYFEAAGQFYLVQEWVEGDTLTAKLQQQGLFSEKAIQELLLNLLPVLEYVHGKYIVHRDIKPDNIIVRHRDGKPVLIDFGAVRESMGTVVNSQGLPTSSIVIGTPGYMSSEQAAGRPVYSSDLYSVGMTAIYLLTGRQPQQIEADPQTAEIMWRQYAPHLSPMMADILDRTIAYHPRDRFPTARTMLDALQSIASPIPPTQPVFHQPPVVTVPPPTVPVSPRPTEPPKTEPPKPETNNRNNGLVMGGLIAGGLIGAAVIISQVLPQPTPTSLNQSTPAVTSPSPSASASDTPVPQQTEVYNNAQPSAFYFLSDSAYAKLPAANLRVKALYNQGYPQAGSFWVPDYPNLSGQQLYVVYVGHFSDRNSCIDQLKTYGQANPNAYCAFASKNANVSADRFYFKQIAGTSTPDPTPSTAASTNTTTSNYSWLSQRYVTDADLQGKDGLELDIMRNWIFAVHGRRFDTPGIQDYFNQQSWYQPTYSPKEFPSKLLTKLEQQNVDYIAKYQDRYGLRHFKK; this is encoded by the coding sequence ATGAACCTGTTGAACGATCGCTATCAAGTTATTCGCACTTTGGGTGCTGGTGGGTTTGGCGAAACCTTTCTGGCAGAAGATAGCTATATGCCTTCTAAGCGCCGTTGTGTAGTCAAACAGCTTAGACCAATTCAAAATAATCCGCAGATTTACCAAATAGTCAAAGAACGGTTTCAGCGAGAAGCGGCGATTTTAGAAGAACTTGGTGGTGCAACTGACCAAATCCCCACTTTGTTTGCTTATTTTGAAGCAGCAGGGCAATTTTACCTAGTTCAGGAATGGGTAGAAGGTGATACCCTCACAGCAAAATTGCAACAGCAGGGGTTATTTAGCGAAAAAGCTATACAGGAATTATTGCTCAATTTATTACCCGTATTAGAATATGTCCACGGTAAGTATATTGTTCACCGCGATATTAAACCGGATAACATTATTGTGCGGCATCGGGACGGCAAACCTGTATTAATTGATTTTGGTGCGGTGCGGGAATCGATGGGAACAGTGGTGAATTCTCAAGGTTTACCTACCAGTTCAATAGTCATTGGTACACCAGGCTATATGTCCAGCGAACAAGCTGCGGGAAGACCAGTTTATTCCAGCGATTTATATAGTGTGGGGATGACAGCAATTTATTTGCTAACTGGGAGACAACCGCAACAAATAGAAGCAGATCCCCAGACGGCTGAGATTATGTGGCGACAATATGCTCCTCATTTGAGTCCGATGATGGCAGATATACTTGATCGCACGATCGCCTATCATCCACGCGATCGCTTTCCTACAGCTAGAACCATGCTGGATGCTTTGCAGAGTATAGCAAGTCCTATTCCACCAACACAACCAGTTTTCCATCAACCGCCTGTGGTGACTGTACCACCGCCTACTGTGCCTGTATCGCCTCGCCCCACGGAACCGCCAAAAACTGAACCACCAAAACCAGAAACTAATAATCGCAATAATGGTTTGGTGATGGGTGGTTTAATTGCAGGTGGGTTAATTGGTGCGGCTGTAATTATTAGTCAGGTTTTACCACAACCGACACCAACATCTTTAAATCAATCTACGCCTGCTGTCACTTCCCCATCGCCAAGTGCATCTGCAAGCGATACTCCTGTGCCTCAGCAAACAGAGGTCTATAATAATGCACAGCCTAGTGCGTTTTATTTCCTATCAGATTCAGCCTATGCTAAATTACCTGCGGCAAATCTGCGAGTGAAAGCTTTATATAATCAAGGTTACCCTCAAGCGGGTAGCTTTTGGGTACCAGACTATCCCAATTTATCAGGGCAGCAATTATATGTAGTTTATGTAGGTCATTTTAGCGATCGCAACAGTTGCATAGACCAACTCAAAACTTACGGACAAGCTAATCCTAACGCTTATTGTGCTTTTGCTAGTAAAAATGCCAATGTATCGGCGGATAGATTTTATTTTAAACAAATTGCAGGTACATCTACACCCGACCCTACGCCATCTACCGCAGCAAGTACTAATACCACAACCAGCAATTACTCTTGGCTTTCTCAAAGATACGTCACCGATGCAGATTTGCAAGGTAAAGACGGGTTGGAATTAGATATTATGCGAAATTGGATATTTGCCGTTCATGGTCGGCGGTTTGACACTCCAGGTATACAGGATTATTTTAATCAGCAATCGTGGTATCAACCGACTTATTCCCCTAAAGAATTTCCGAGTAAATTACTTACAAAATTAGAACAGCAAAATGTAGATTATATTGCCAAATATCAAGACCGTTATGGTTTAAGACATTTTAAAAAATAA
- a CDS encoding response regulator transcription factor has protein sequence MSSTPIKILLVEDDELFRLGLRVRLQQEPGLEIVAEAEDGETAIELVKQTPLDVVLLDVGLPGIGGIEACRQIKQQNPSLPILVLTSHSQKPLITRLIEAGAQGYCLKGIAAEKLVLALRSVAAGASWWDATATQEIRSSLTAEPSPSELESLTKPSNPLTVREQEILSLLAAGKTNQEIAHALYIAPGTVRVHIHAILQKLEVSDRTQAVIVALQKQLIKSSSQANKIL, from the coding sequence ATGTCCTCTACCCCAATCAAAATTCTCCTTGTCGAGGACGATGAACTCTTCCGCTTGGGTTTGCGCGTGCGATTGCAACAAGAACCAGGGTTAGAGATTGTCGCTGAGGCTGAAGATGGTGAAACAGCTATCGAATTAGTTAAGCAAACGCCTCTAGATGTGGTGCTGTTAGATGTGGGTTTACCAGGAATTGGCGGAATCGAAGCTTGCAGACAAATTAAGCAGCAAAATCCCTCACTACCAATCTTAGTTCTTACTTCGCATTCCCAAAAGCCGCTAATTACCCGGTTAATTGAAGCAGGCGCGCAAGGCTACTGTCTCAAAGGAATAGCGGCAGAAAAATTAGTGTTAGCACTGCGTTCTGTCGCTGCAGGTGCTTCTTGGTGGGATGCAACTGCAACCCAAGAAATTCGTTCTTCTTTGACTGCTGAACCATCACCATCTGAGTTAGAAAGCCTCACAAAGCCTTCAAATCCCCTAACTGTACGCGAACAAGAAATTCTATCATTGTTAGCTGCTGGCAAAACTAATCAAGAAATTGCTCATGCACTATATATTGCGCCGGGAACAGTGCGAGTGCATATCCATGCGATTTTACAGAAATTAGAAGTGAGCGATCGCACTCAAGCTGTGATTGTTGCTTTACAAAAACAGTTAATCAAAAGTAGCTCTCAGGCTAACAAAATTTTATAG